One Littorina saxatilis isolate snail1 linkage group LG1, US_GU_Lsax_2.0, whole genome shotgun sequence genomic window carries:
- the LOC138975135 gene encoding transcription factor MafB-like yields MDQYLAQQFIEDFDIAQLGFDFPPIVKQESETRAEATCSMAAQPAPPVPTSPAGTCASISSSNPSSPGTEFSTPASPDVIVKEELPSPDCDNSQRTILDDLTWLKLSAARALCPEAGAMSAERVLEELMKSVVKEEAFSPLSDSNSSVSVPRRCADDLDESDIEIDMEDSFLDTYDYDSSSPLPSECGTIDTPPDTPTSPTSPSSVTNPGTKRSKRGFSRSHSINLTDLDLVTLPVRELNRRLQGHPKEEVLKLKQKRRTLKNRGYAQNCRSKRMIQKHELESTNKTLQQQIAMLKRQLTATTRERDFYKQRCEMLRSGVAQAVKAGGGSRLCNLPALDLLKMKMKDAAASP; encoded by the coding sequence ATGGATCAGTATCTGGCACAGCAGTTCATCGAAGACTTCGACATAGCGCAGCTTGGGTTTGATTTCCCCCCGATTGTGAAACAAGAGAGCGAAACGAGGGCCGAAGCCACGTGCAGTATGGCAGCTCAGCCTGCACCACCAGTGCCTACCAGCCCGGCCGGGACTTGTGCTAGCATTTCATCGTCGAATCCCAGCTCTCCAGGGACTGAATTTAGCACACCGGCATCTCCAGATGTGATAGTGAAAGAAGAATTACCGAGCCCTGACTGCGACAACTCGCAGAGAACTATTTTGGACGATCTAACCTGGTTGAAATTGAGTGCTGCTCGGGCGTTGTGTCCCGAAGCCGGCGCCATGTCGGCCGAACGAGTGTTGGAGGAATTGATGAAGTCTGTGGTGAAAGAAGAGGCTTTTAGTCCCCTCTCCGATAGCAACAGCAGCGTTTCTGTTCCTCGTCGCTGTGCGGATGATTTGGATGAATCTGACATTGAAATTGATATGGAGGATTCATTTTTGGATACGTACGATTACGACAGTTCCTCGCCCCTACCCAGTGAATGCGGCACGATCGACACCCCTCCCGATACCCCGACCAGCCCTACGTCCCCCTCCTCTGTGACCAACCCTGGCACCAAAAGAAGCAAGAGAGGGTTCTCCCGATCTCACTCCATCAACCTCACTGATCTCGACCTTGTGACCCTGCCAGTCCGCGAGctgaaccgtcgtctgcaaggCCACCCGAAAGAGGAGGTGTTGAAGCTAAAACAGAAGCGGCGCACGCTGAAGAATCGGGGCTACGCGCAAAACTGCCGATCCAAACGCATGATCCAGAAACACGAACTAGAAAGCACGAACAAAACCCTACAGCAGCAAATTGCCATGCTCAAAAGACAGTTGACGGCGACGACACGGGAGCGTGATTTTTACAAGCAGCGTTGCGAGATGTTGCGGTCGGGTGTCGCGCAAGCGGTCAAGGCAGGTGGGGGGTCGCGGCTGTGCAACCTGCCTGCCCTGGACTtattgaaaatgaaaatgaaagatGCCGCTGCCTCCCCCTAG